From the Homo sapiens chromosome 1, GRCh38.p14 Primary Assembly genome, one window contains:
- the TXLNA gene encoding alpha-taxilin isoform X1, with amino-acid sequence MKNQDKKNGAAKQSNPKSSPGQPEAGPEGAQERPSQAAPAVEAEGPGSSQAPRKPEGAQARTAQSGALRDVSEELSRQLEDILSTYCVDNNQGGPGEDGAQGEPAEPEDAEKSRTYVARNGEPEPTPVVNGEKEPSKGDPNTEEIRQSDEVGDRDHRRPQEKKKAKGLGEQRAALCEAGEEREFGLDVLWASLFCQDSKENGKEITLLMQTLNTLSTPEEKLAALCKKYAELLEEHRNSQKQMKLLQKKQSQLVQEKDHLRGEHSKAVLARSKLESLCRELQRHNRSLKEEGVQRAREEEEKRKEVTSHFQVTLNDIQLQMEQHNERNSKLRQENMELAERLKKLIEQYELREEHIDKVFKHKDLQQQLVDAKLQQAQEMLKEAEERHQREKDFLLKEAVESQRMCELMKQQETHLKQQLALYTEKFEEFQNTLSKSSEVFTTFKQEMEKMTKKIKKLEKETTMYRSRWESSNKALLEMAEEKTVRDKELEGLQVKIQRLEKLCRALQTERNDLNKRVQDLSAGGQGSLTDSGPERRPEGPGAQAPSSPRVTEAPCYPGAPSTEASGQTGPQEPTSARA; translated from the exons ATGAAGAACCAAGACAAAAAGAACGGGGCTGCCAAACAATCCAATCCAAAAAGCAGCCCAGGACAACCGGAAGCAGGACCCGAGGGAGCCCAGGAGCGGCCCAGCCAGGCGGCTCCTGCAGTAGAAGCAGAAGGTCCCGGCAGCAGCCAGGCTCCTCGGAAGCCGGAGG GGGCTCAAGCCAGAACGGCTCAGTCTGGGGCCCTTCGTGATGTCTCTGAGGAGCTGAGCCGCCAACTGGAAGACATACTGAGCACATACTGTGTGGACAATAACCAGGGGGGCCCCGGCGAGGATGGGGCACAGGGTGAGCCGGCTGAACCCGAAGATGCAGAGAAGTCCCGGACCTATGTGGCAAGGAATGGGGAGCCTGAACCAACTCCAGTAGTCAATGGAGAGAAGGAACCCTCCAAGGGGGATCCAAACACAGAAGAGATCCGGCAGAGTGACGAGGTCGGAGACCGAGACCATCGAAGGccacaggagaagaaaaaagccaAGGGTTTGGGTGAGCAGAGGGCGGCTCTTTGTGAAGCTGGTGAGGAGAGGGAGTTTGGACTTGACGTTCTCTGGGCCAGTCTGTTCTGCCAGGATTCAAAGGAAAACG GGAAGGAGATCACGTTGCTGATGCAGACATTGAATACTCTGAGTACCCCAGAGGAGAAGCTGGCTGCTCTGTGCAAGAAGTATGCTGAACTG CTGGAGGAGCACCGGAATTCACAGAAGCAGATGAAGCTCCTACAGAAAAAGCAGAGCCAGCTGGTGCAAGAGAAGGACCACCTGCGCGGTGAGCACAGCAAGGCCGTCCTGGCCCGCAGCAAGCTTGAGAGCCTATGCCGTGAGCTGCAGCGGCACAACCGCTCCCTCAAG GAAGAAGGTGTGCAGCGGgcccgggaggaggaggagaagcgcAAGGAGGTGACCTCGCACTTCCAGGTGACACTGAATGACATTCAGCTGCAGATGGAACAGCACAATGAGCGCAACTCCAAGCTGCGCCAAGAGAACATGGAGCTGGCTGAGAGGCTCAAGAAGCTGATTGAGCAGTATGAGCTGCGCGAGGAG CATATCGACAAAGTCTTCAAACACAAGGACCTACAACAGCAGCTGGTGGATGCCAAGCTCCAGCAGGCCCAGGAGATGCTAAAGGAGGCAGAAGAGCGGCACCAGCGGGAGAAGGATTTT CTCCTGAAAGAGGCAGTAGAGTCCCAGAGGATGTGTGAGCTGATGAAGCAGCAAGAGACCCACCTGAAGCAACAG CTTGCCCTATACACAGAGAAGTTTGAGGAGTTCCAGAACACACTTTCCAAAAGCAGCGAGGTATTCACCACATTCAAGCAGGAGATGGAAAAG ATGACTAAGAAGATCAAGAAGCTGGAGAAAGAAACCACCATGTACCGGTCCCGGTGGGAGAGCAGCAACAAGGCCCTGCTTGAGATGGCTGAGGAG AAAACAGTCCGGGATAAAGAACTGGAGGGCCTGCAGGTAAAAATCCAACGGCTGGAGAAGCTGTGCCGGGCACTGCAGACAGAGCGCAATGACCTGAACAAGAGGGTACAGGACCTGAGTGCTGGTGGCCAGGGCTCCCTCACTGACAGTGGCCCTGAGAGGAGGCCAGAGGGGCCTGGGGCTCAAGCACCCAGCTCCCCCAGGGTCACAGAAGCGCCTTGCTACCCAGGAGCACCGAGCACAGAAGCATCAGGCCAGACTGGGCCTCAAGAGCCCACCTCCGCCAGGGCCTAG
- the TXLNA gene encoding alpha-taxilin isoform 1 (isoform 1 is encoded by transcript variant 2), whose protein sequence is MKNQDKKNGAAKQSNPKSSPGQPEAGPEGAQERPSQAAPAVEAEGPGSSQAPRKPEGAQARTAQSGALRDVSEELSRQLEDILSTYCVDNNQGGPGEDGAQGEPAEPEDAEKSRTYVARNGEPEPTPVVNGEKEPSKGDPNTEEIRQSDEVGDRDHRRPQEKKKAKGLGKEITLLMQTLNTLSTPEEKLAALCKKYAELLEEHRNSQKQMKLLQKKQSQLVQEKDHLRGEHSKAVLARSKLESLCRELQRHNRSLKEEGVQRAREEEEKRKEVTSHFQVTLNDIQLQMEQHNERNSKLRQENMELAERLKKLIEQYELREEHIDKVFKHKDLQQQLVDAKLQQAQEMLKEAEERHQREKDFLLKEAVESQRMCELMKQQETHLKQQLALYTEKFEEFQNTLSKSSEVFTTFKQEMEKMTKKIKKLEKETTMYRSRWESSNKALLEMAEEKTVRDKELEGLQVKIQRLEKLCRALQTERNDLNKRVQDLSAGGQGSLTDSGPERRPEGPGAQAPSSPRVTEAPCYPGAPSTEASGQTGPQEPTSARA, encoded by the exons ATGAAGAACCAAGACAAAAAGAACGGGGCTGCCAAACAATCCAATCCAAAAAGCAGCCCAGGACAACCGGAAGCAGGACCCGAGGGAGCCCAGGAGCGGCCCAGCCAGGCGGCTCCTGCAGTAGAAGCAGAAGGTCCCGGCAGCAGCCAGGCTCCTCGGAAGCCGGAGG GGGCTCAAGCCAGAACGGCTCAGTCTGGGGCCCTTCGTGATGTCTCTGAGGAGCTGAGCCGCCAACTGGAAGACATACTGAGCACATACTGTGTGGACAATAACCAGGGGGGCCCCGGCGAGGATGGGGCACAGGGTGAGCCGGCTGAACCCGAAGATGCAGAGAAGTCCCGGACCTATGTGGCAAGGAATGGGGAGCCTGAACCAACTCCAGTAGTCAATGGAGAGAAGGAACCCTCCAAGGGGGATCCAAACACAGAAGAGATCCGGCAGAGTGACGAGGTCGGAGACCGAGACCATCGAAGGccacaggagaagaaaaaagccaAGGGTTTGG GGAAGGAGATCACGTTGCTGATGCAGACATTGAATACTCTGAGTACCCCAGAGGAGAAGCTGGCTGCTCTGTGCAAGAAGTATGCTGAACTG CTGGAGGAGCACCGGAATTCACAGAAGCAGATGAAGCTCCTACAGAAAAAGCAGAGCCAGCTGGTGCAAGAGAAGGACCACCTGCGCGGTGAGCACAGCAAGGCCGTCCTGGCCCGCAGCAAGCTTGAGAGCCTATGCCGTGAGCTGCAGCGGCACAACCGCTCCCTCAAG GAAGAAGGTGTGCAGCGGgcccgggaggaggaggagaagcgcAAGGAGGTGACCTCGCACTTCCAGGTGACACTGAATGACATTCAGCTGCAGATGGAACAGCACAATGAGCGCAACTCCAAGCTGCGCCAAGAGAACATGGAGCTGGCTGAGAGGCTCAAGAAGCTGATTGAGCAGTATGAGCTGCGCGAGGAG CATATCGACAAAGTCTTCAAACACAAGGACCTACAACAGCAGCTGGTGGATGCCAAGCTCCAGCAGGCCCAGGAGATGCTAAAGGAGGCAGAAGAGCGGCACCAGCGGGAGAAGGATTTT CTCCTGAAAGAGGCAGTAGAGTCCCAGAGGATGTGTGAGCTGATGAAGCAGCAAGAGACCCACCTGAAGCAACAG CTTGCCCTATACACAGAGAAGTTTGAGGAGTTCCAGAACACACTTTCCAAAAGCAGCGAGGTATTCACCACATTCAAGCAGGAGATGGAAAAG ATGACTAAGAAGATCAAGAAGCTGGAGAAAGAAACCACCATGTACCGGTCCCGGTGGGAGAGCAGCAACAAGGCCCTGCTTGAGATGGCTGAGGAG AAAACAGTCCGGGATAAAGAACTGGAGGGCCTGCAGGTAAAAATCCAACGGCTGGAGAAGCTGTGCCGGGCACTGCAGACAGAGCGCAATGACCTGAACAAGAGGGTACAGGACCTGAGTGCTGGTGGCCAGGGCTCCCTCACTGACAGTGGCCCTGAGAGGAGGCCAGAGGGGCCTGGGGCTCAAGCACCCAGCTCCCCCAGGGTCACAGAAGCGCCTTGCTACCCAGGAGCACCGAGCACAGAAGCATCAGGCCAGACTGGGCCTCAAGAGCCCACCTCCGCCAGGGCCTAG
- the TXLNA gene encoding alpha-taxilin isoform X2, translating into MERRNPPRGIQTQKRSGRVTRSETETIEGHRRRKKPRVWLEEHRNSQKQMKLLQKKQSQLVQEKDHLRGEHSKAVLARSKLESLCRELQRHNRSLKEEGVQRAREEEEKRKEVTSHFQVTLNDIQLQMEQHNERNSKLRQENMELAERLKKLIEQYELREEHIDKVFKHKDLQQQLVDAKLQQAQEMLKEAEERHQREKDFLLKEAVESQRMCELMKQQETHLKQQLALYTEKFEEFQNTLSKSSEVFTTFKQEMEKMTKKIKKLEKETTMYRSRWESSNKALLEMAEEKTVRDKELEGLQVKIQRLEKLCRALQTERNDLNKRVQDLSAGGQGSLTDSGPERRPEGPGAQAPSSPRVTEAPCYPGAPSTEASGQTGPQEPTSARA; encoded by the exons ATGGAGAGAAGGAACCCTCCAAGGGGGATCCAAACACAGAAGAGATCCGGCAGAGTGACGAGGTCGGAGACCGAGACCATCGAAGGccacaggagaagaaaaaagccaAGGGTTTGG CTGGAGGAGCACCGGAATTCACAGAAGCAGATGAAGCTCCTACAGAAAAAGCAGAGCCAGCTGGTGCAAGAGAAGGACCACCTGCGCGGTGAGCACAGCAAGGCCGTCCTGGCCCGCAGCAAGCTTGAGAGCCTATGCCGTGAGCTGCAGCGGCACAACCGCTCCCTCAAG GAAGAAGGTGTGCAGCGGgcccgggaggaggaggagaagcgcAAGGAGGTGACCTCGCACTTCCAGGTGACACTGAATGACATTCAGCTGCAGATGGAACAGCACAATGAGCGCAACTCCAAGCTGCGCCAAGAGAACATGGAGCTGGCTGAGAGGCTCAAGAAGCTGATTGAGCAGTATGAGCTGCGCGAGGAG CATATCGACAAAGTCTTCAAACACAAGGACCTACAACAGCAGCTGGTGGATGCCAAGCTCCAGCAGGCCCAGGAGATGCTAAAGGAGGCAGAAGAGCGGCACCAGCGGGAGAAGGATTTT CTCCTGAAAGAGGCAGTAGAGTCCCAGAGGATGTGTGAGCTGATGAAGCAGCAAGAGACCCACCTGAAGCAACAG CTTGCCCTATACACAGAGAAGTTTGAGGAGTTCCAGAACACACTTTCCAAAAGCAGCGAGGTATTCACCACATTCAAGCAGGAGATGGAAAAG ATGACTAAGAAGATCAAGAAGCTGGAGAAAGAAACCACCATGTACCGGTCCCGGTGGGAGAGCAGCAACAAGGCCCTGCTTGAGATGGCTGAGGAG AAAACAGTCCGGGATAAAGAACTGGAGGGCCTGCAGGTAAAAATCCAACGGCTGGAGAAGCTGTGCCGGGCACTGCAGACAGAGCGCAATGACCTGAACAAGAGGGTACAGGACCTGAGTGCTGGTGGCCAGGGCTCCCTCACTGACAGTGGCCCTGAGAGGAGGCCAGAGGGGCCTGGGGCTCAAGCACCCAGCTCCCCCAGGGTCACAGAAGCGCCTTGCTACCCAGGAGCACCGAGCACAGAAGCATCAGGCCAGACTGGGCCTCAAGAGCCCACCTCCGCCAGGGCCTAG
- the TXLNA gene encoding alpha-taxilin isoform 2 (isoform 2 is encoded by transcript variant 4) produces MQTLNTLSTPEEKLAALCKKYAELLEEHRNSQKQMKLLQKKQSQLVQEKDHLRGEHSKAVLARSKLESLCRELQRHNRSLKEEGVQRAREEEEKRKEVTSHFQVTLNDIQLQMEQHNERNSKLRQENMELAERLKKLIEQYELREEHIDKVFKHKDLQQQLVDAKLQQAQEMLKEAEERHQREKDFLLKEAVESQRMCELMKQQETHLKQQLALYTEKFEEFQNTLSKSSEVFTTFKQEMEKMTKKIKKLEKETTMYRSRWESSNKALLEMAEEKTVRDKELEGLQVKIQRLEKLCRALQTERNDLNKRVQDLSAGGQGSLTDSGPERRPEGPGAQAPSSPRVTEAPCYPGAPSTEASGQTGPQEPTSARA; encoded by the exons ATGCAGACATTGAATACTCTGAGTACCCCAGAGGAGAAGCTGGCTGCTCTGTGCAAGAAGTATGCTGAACTG CTGGAGGAGCACCGGAATTCACAGAAGCAGATGAAGCTCCTACAGAAAAAGCAGAGCCAGCTGGTGCAAGAGAAGGACCACCTGCGCGGTGAGCACAGCAAGGCCGTCCTGGCCCGCAGCAAGCTTGAGAGCCTATGCCGTGAGCTGCAGCGGCACAACCGCTCCCTCAAG GAAGAAGGTGTGCAGCGGgcccgggaggaggaggagaagcgcAAGGAGGTGACCTCGCACTTCCAGGTGACACTGAATGACATTCAGCTGCAGATGGAACAGCACAATGAGCGCAACTCCAAGCTGCGCCAAGAGAACATGGAGCTGGCTGAGAGGCTCAAGAAGCTGATTGAGCAGTATGAGCTGCGCGAGGAG CATATCGACAAAGTCTTCAAACACAAGGACCTACAACAGCAGCTGGTGGATGCCAAGCTCCAGCAGGCCCAGGAGATGCTAAAGGAGGCAGAAGAGCGGCACCAGCGGGAGAAGGATTTT CTCCTGAAAGAGGCAGTAGAGTCCCAGAGGATGTGTGAGCTGATGAAGCAGCAAGAGACCCACCTGAAGCAACAG CTTGCCCTATACACAGAGAAGTTTGAGGAGTTCCAGAACACACTTTCCAAAAGCAGCGAGGTATTCACCACATTCAAGCAGGAGATGGAAAAG ATGACTAAGAAGATCAAGAAGCTGGAGAAAGAAACCACCATGTACCGGTCCCGGTGGGAGAGCAGCAACAAGGCCCTGCTTGAGATGGCTGAGGAG AAAACAGTCCGGGATAAAGAACTGGAGGGCCTGCAGGTAAAAATCCAACGGCTGGAGAAGCTGTGCCGGGCACTGCAGACAGAGCGCAATGACCTGAACAAGAGGGTACAGGACCTGAGTGCTGGTGGCCAGGGCTCCCTCACTGACAGTGGCCCTGAGAGGAGGCCAGAGGGGCCTGGGGCTCAAGCACCCAGCTCCCCCAGGGTCACAGAAGCGCCTTGCTACCCAGGAGCACCGAGCACAGAAGCATCAGGCCAGACTGGGCCTCAAGAGCCCACCTCCGCCAGGGCCTAG
- the CCDC28B gene encoding coiled-coil domain-containing protein 28B isoform 2 (isoform 2 is encoded by transcript variant 2) — protein MDDKKKKRSPKPCLAQPAQAPGTLRRVPVPTSHSGSLALGLPHLPSPKQRAKFKRVGKEKCRPVLAGGGSGSAGTPLQHSFLTEVTDVYEMEGGLLNLLNDFHSGRLQAFGKECSFEQLEHVREMQEKLARLHFSLDVCGEEEDDEEEEDGVTEGLPEEQKKTMADRNLDQLLSNLEDLSNSIQKLHLAENAEPEEQSAA, from the exons ATGgatgacaaaaagaagaaacgGAGTCCCAAGCCCTGCCTGGCCCAGCCAGCCCAGGCCCCAGGCACACTACGGAGGGTCCCTGTGCCTACCAGCCACAGCGGCTCCTTGGCCCTAGGACTTCCTCATCTGCCATCCCCCAAGCAGCGGGCCAAGTTCAAGAG AGTAGGCAAAGAGAAGTGCCGCCCAGTCCTGGCTGGAGGTGGAAGCGGCTCTGCAGGCACGCCCCTGCAGCACTCCTTCCTGACCGAGGTGACTGATGTCTATGAGATGGAGGGGGGACTCCTGAACCTGCTCAATGATTTCCACTCTGGCCGGCTGCAGGCCTTCG GGAAGGAATGCTCCTTTGAGCAGCTGGAGCACGTTCGGGAGATGCAGGAGAAGCTAGCCcggctgcacttcagcctggatgtgtgtggggaggaggaggacgatgaagaggaagaggatgggGTCACTGAGGGGCTGCCAGAGGAGCAGAAGAAGACAATGGCTGACCGTAACCTGGACCAGCTGCTTAGCAAT CTGGAAGACCTCAGTAATTCTAT CCAGAAGCTGCACCTGGCCGAGAACGCCGAGCCTGAGGAGCAGTCCGCTGCGTAG
- the CCDC28B gene encoding coiled-coil domain-containing protein 28B isoform X1 → MDDKKKKRSPKPCLAQPAQAPGTLRRVPVPTSHSGSLALGLPHLPSPKQRAKFKRVGKEKCRPVLAGGGSGSAGTPLQHSFLTEVTDVYEMEGGLLNLLNDFHSGRLQAFGKECSFEQLEHVREMQEKLARLHFSLDVCGEEEDDEEEEDGVTEGLPEEQKKTMADRNLDQLLSNLEDLSNSMYPFQGTRLCVCVPERSVSSSPALQEYSHTTNFPTSCSPVRFSHRLPKPRYRNLEFPQN, encoded by the exons ATGgatgacaaaaagaagaaacgGAGTCCCAAGCCCTGCCTGGCCCAGCCAGCCCAGGCCCCAGGCACACTACGGAGGGTCCCTGTGCCTACCAGCCACAGCGGCTCCTTGGCCCTAGGACTTCCTCATCTGCCATCCCCCAAGCAGCGGGCCAAGTTCAAGAG AGTAGGCAAAGAGAAGTGCCGCCCAGTCCTGGCTGGAGGTGGAAGCGGCTCTGCAGGCACGCCCCTGCAGCACTCCTTCCTGACCGAGGTGACTGATGTCTATGAGATGGAGGGGGGACTCCTGAACCTGCTCAATGATTTCCACTCTGGCCGGCTGCAGGCCTTCG GGAAGGAATGCTCCTTTGAGCAGCTGGAGCACGTTCGGGAGATGCAGGAGAAGCTAGCCcggctgcacttcagcctggatgtgtgtggggaggaggaggacgatgaagaggaagaggatgggGTCACTGAGGGGCTGCCAGAGGAGCAGAAGAAGACAATGGCTGACCGTAACCTGGACCAGCTGCTTAGCAAT CTGGAAGACCTCAGTAATTCTATGTATCCTTTCCAAGGAACccgtctatgtgtgtgtgttcctgaGAGGTCAGTTTCCTCCTCTCCAGCCCTCCAGGAGTATTCACACACAACCAACTTCCCCACCTCTTGCAGTCCTGTCAGATTTAGCCACAGACTGCCCAAACCCAGGTACAGGAATTTAGAATTTccccaaaattag
- the CCDC28B gene encoding coiled-coil domain-containing protein 28B isoform 3 (isoform 3 is encoded by transcript variant 3) has translation MDDKKKKRSPKPCLAQPAQAPGTLRRVPVPTSHSGSLALGLPHLPSPKQRAKFKRVGKEKCRPVLAGGGSGSAGTPLQHSFLTEVTDVYEMEGGLLNLLNDFHSGRLQAFAGRPQ, from the exons ATGgatgacaaaaagaagaaacgGAGTCCCAAGCCCTGCCTGGCCCAGCCAGCCCAGGCCCCAGGCACACTACGGAGGGTCCCTGTGCCTACCAGCCACAGCGGCTCCTTGGCCCTAGGACTTCCTCATCTGCCATCCCCCAAGCAGCGGGCCAAGTTCAAGAG AGTAGGCAAAGAGAAGTGCCGCCCAGTCCTGGCTGGAGGTGGAAGCGGCTCTGCAGGCACGCCCCTGCAGCACTCCTTCCTGACCGAGGTGACTGATGTCTATGAGATGGAGGGGGGACTCCTGAACCTGCTCAATGATTTCCACTCTGGCCGGCTGCAGGCCTTCG CTGGAAGACCTCAGTAA